One region of Oryza sativa Japonica Group chromosome 5, ASM3414082v1 genomic DNA includes:
- the LOC4338940 gene encoding protein ROS1C isoform X2, with protein MDPSGLNLQGNPAENQESWTSGVSVGRGTPNLGVGTAVAGRSCPSSTLFPGSSLSSTALLNTMHEGSFPQTALVAGSVSSADEQHGAPPVRPSYNLPAGCTQVPISILVFHRRLTGRGSRCRSPQSRSFMPAPALSGVSEADGAYGPIPQSDFLSLRGPSEVFPGDMAMNHSEPATSYGYNSEYAPMHLQPNGLYTEASNTESEREASQLQQSAEAVICDSLSKLESAMEKIQGQNPQESSGLVAEGSADDNIHKYHQKAKRARTQITHSDKIDLPTQAVSACKEKTITQIEMQIADAERTEALKGEDAPAQKLKTRRRKHRPKVIREDRPAKKQMATTSEEKPLNQKPKRKYVRKNRNPSSLEKCAEPFSDHSISRESRTTVRSSIASVRRRLQFEFGEHGVQRDQSSMTNSWYQNQEKPVNAESSLCSVTKSSVQVEHGQELHMENSPEGLFFGINSKLNKILDEYIHLPEAAPKPSEQIPLAASGHVSEELARKQYDVRHTHDPDSTSYNIERSGLITTKGHKKDLDLNYSNTNGFQMYCSASLLPEMDSTKGSMTKVSKMDKNKKRHYGGESSLAGTQSSIIMRTAAEMLAVYQACGIKKKRSARVRRNSFLSVMDLEKNTSQESTRLPRSCMEALYESSYIKFMTKKRSQKARLNSPNSIQPNIDQKNRFSSETVFSGGFNGLKRSEETFQKTLPQIPDDKRINLDIHCKVPVESSPNTSTPPYMDYLQGVTSKFRYFDLNTEQVHKTEMHLSQTMPSLSSLGATNYLPNALVPYVGGAVVPYQTQFHLVKKQRPRAKVDLDFETTRVWNLLMGKAADPVDGTDVDKERWWKQEREVFQGRANSFIARMRLVQGDRRFSPWKGSVVDSVVGVFLTQNVADHLSSSAYMALAASFPTGSHGNCNDGIAGQDNEEIISTSAVGDRGTFEFFYNGSRPDIGLNFEFSMACEKIHMEPKDNTTVNELTKGENYSLHCKESAGSLCDHETEIDHKAKSISDFSAVELTACMKNLHATQFQKEISLSQSVVTSESILQPGLPLSSGMDHARRNFVGSISDTASQQVGSNFDDGKSLTGNDVTANETEYHGIKAAATNNYVVDEPGIPSGSSLYPFFSAIDCHQLDGRNDTHVSSTSPNCSICSASSNFKIGTIEENSSLFMPFDAHLAQRNGNMIVDTNLSSALESTELPVKLLHCGKRSCYEASEFQDHESLYATGGVIPETATKADDSTLKSGFASFNGLPDTAAQASKPKKSRTTSKKNSENFDWDKLRRQACGNYQMKERIFDRRDSVDWEAVRCADVQRISHAIRERGMNNVLAERIQKFLNRLVTDHGSIDLEWLRDVPPDSAKDYLLSIRGLGLKSVECVRLLTLHHLAFPVDTNVGRICVRLGWVPIQPLPESLQLHLLELARLALPSPQDKRLVNLSNQFAFHNGTMPTPNSTPLPQLEGSIHARDVHANNTNPIIEEPASPREEECRELLENDIEDFDEDTDEIPIIKLNMEAFSQNLENCIKESNKDFQSDDITKALVAISNEAASIPVPKLKNVHRLRTEHYVYELPDSHPLMQQLALDQREPDDPSPYLLAIWTPDELKDTREAPKPCCNPQTEGGLCSNEMCHNCVSERENQYRYVRGTVLVPCRTAMRGSFPLNGTYFQVNEVFADHSSSHNPINIPREQLWNLHRRMVYFGTSVPTIFKGLTTEEIQHCFWRGFVCVRGFNMETRAPRPLCPHFHLAASKLRRSSKKAATEQTH; from the exons ATGGATCCCTCAGGGCTCAACCTGCAGGGGAATCCTGCTGAGAACCAGGAGAGCTGGACCTCCGGCGTGTCAGTTGGGAGGGGCACCCCAAATTTGGGTGTTGGGACGGCCGTGGCAGGCCGGAGCTGCCCGTCATCAACATTGTTCCCGGGGTCCTCCCTGTCGTCGACGGCGTTGCTGAATACCATGCACGAGGGCTCCTTTCCACAGACAGCCTTGGTGGCGGGTTCCGTGAGCAGCGCCGATGAGCAGCATGGTGCGCCCCCCGTACGGCCATCCTACAACCTTCCTGCAGGATGCACGCAGGTGCCGATAAGTATTCTGGTGTTCCACAGGAGGCTGACGGGGAGGGGATCCAGGTGCCGGTCGCCGCAATCTCGTAGCTTTATGCCTGCTCCTGCACTGTCCGGTGTCTCAGAGG CAGATGGAGCTTATGGGCCGATTCCTCAAAGTGATTTCTTGTCGCTTCGAGGTCCATCTGAAGTTTTTCCTGGTGATATGGCAATGAATCATTCAGAACCGGCCACTTCATATGGGTACAATTCAGAGTATGCACCTATGCATCTTCAGCCAAATGGCTTATACACTGAAGCTTCCAACACTGAAAGTGAAAGAGAAGCTAGCCAACTGCAACAATCAGCGGAAGCTGTTATCTGTGACAGCCTCAGTAAGTTGGAATCGGCTATGGAGAAAATTCAGGGTCAAAATCCTCAAGAATCAAGTGGCTTAGTTGCAGAGGGTTCCGCTGATGATAACATTCACAAGTACCATCAGAAAGCTAAAAGGGCCAGGACACAAATCACTCACAGTGACAAAATAGACTTACCAACACAAGCTGTATCTGCATGCAAGGAAAAAACAATAACTCAGATAGAGATGCAGATTGCAGATGCTGAGAGAACTGAAGCACTCAAGGGTGAGGATGCCCCAGCACAAAAGCTGAAGACTCGAAGGAGAAAGCACAGGCCCAAGGTAATCCGTGAGGACAGGCCAGCCAAAAAGCAAATGGCCACAACATCAGAAGAAAAACCTCTCAATCAGAAACCCAAAAGAAAATATGTGCGGAAGAATAGAAACCCCAGTTCTTTGGAGAAGTGCGCAGAACCTTTTAGTGACCATTCAATTTCTAGAGAATCCAGAACTACCGTTAGAAGCAGCATTGCATCAGTTCGAAGAAGGCTGCAATTTGAGTTCGGGGAGCACGGGGTGCAGAGGGACCAATCATCAATGACCAATTCATGGTACCAAAACCAGGAGAAACCTGTTAATGCTGAGAGTTCTTTGTGCTCAGTGACTAAATCGTCCGTGCAGGTTGAACATGGACAGGAATTACACATGGAAAATTCACCAGAAGGGTTGTTTTTTGGCATCAACTCCAAACTGAACAAAATTTTAGATGAGTACATACATTTGCCAGAAGCCGCACCAAAACCTTCAGAGCAAATCCCACTGGCTGCTTCTGGTCATGTTAGCGAGGAACTAGCAAGGAAACAATATGATGTGAGACACACTCATGATCCTGATTCTACAAGTTATAATATAGAAAGGAGTGGTCTGATCACAACGAAAGGGCACAAAAAGGACCTAGACCTGAACTATTCTAACACAAATGGTTTTCAGATGTATTGTTCGGCTAGTTTGTTACCAGAAATGGACTCCACAAAGGGCAGTATGACTAAGGTATCAAAAATGGACAAGAACAAAAAACGACATTATGGAGGTGAGTCCTCCCTAGCTGGCACACAGAGCTCCATTATCATGAGAACTGCAGCTGAGATGCTAGCAGTTTACCAAGCTTGTGGTATTAAAAAGAAGCGATCGGCCCGAGTCCGCAGGAATTCCTTTCTTTCTGTTATGGATCTTGAGAAGAATACTTCACAAGAATCAACAAGATTGCCGCGGTCATGCATGGAGGCCCTGTATGAGAGTTCCTACATAAAATTTATGACCAAGAAACGTTCACAGAAGGCACGGCTCAACTCTCCCAATTCCATTCAACCAAATATAGATCAGAAAAACAGGTTTTCATCTGAAACAGTTTTTTCTGGAGGATTCAATGGATTGAAAAGATCAGAGGAAACTTTCCAGAAAACTTTACCTCAGATTCCAGATGATAAGAGGATCAACCTTGACATTCATTGCAAAGTACCAGTAGAAAGCTCACCAAATACATCAACGCCACCATATATGGATTACCTTCAAGGAGTTACATCAAAGTTTAGATACTTTGATTTGAACACTGAGCAGGTGCATAAAACTGAGATGCATTTGTCTCAAACCatgccctctctttcttctttagGAGCAACAAATTATCTACCGAATGCTCTAGTCCCATATGTTGGTGGGGCGGTGGTTCCATATCAGACACAGTTTCATTTAGTCAAGAAGCAACGCCCTCGAGCTAAGGTTGACTTGGATTTTGAAACAACGAGAGTTTGGAACCTTCTGATGGGTAAAGCAGCTGACCCTGTAGATGGAACTGATGTTGATAAAGAGAGATGGTGGAAACAAGAAAGAGAAGTTTTTCAAGGTCGTGCTAATTCATTCATAGCACGTATGCGCCTAGTTCAAG GTGACAGGCGCTTTTCTCCTTGGAAAGGATCAGTAGTGGACTCTGTAGTAGGAGTTTTCCTCACACAGAATGTAGCGGATCATCTTTCCAG CTCTGCATACATGGCCCTTGCCGCAAGTTTTCCTACAGGGTCACATGGCAATTGTAATGATGGCATTGCTGGTCAGGACAATGAAGAAATCATTAGCACGAGTGCAGTAGGAGACAGAGGCACATTTGAATTCTTTTATAATGGGTCAAGACCAGATATAGGATTAAATTTTGAGTTCTCAATGGCCTGTGAGAAGATCCACATGGAACCAAAGGACAATACTACAGTTAATGAGTTAACTAAAGGTGAAAATTATTCTCTTCATTGCAAAGAATCAGCTGGAAGTCTTTGTGACCACGAGACAGAAATAGATCATAAAGCAAAATCAATATCAGATTTCTCTGCAGTAGAATTAACAGCATGTATGAAAAATCTACATGCGACACAGTTCCAGAAGGAGATATCATTATCCCAAAGTGTTGTAACTTCAGAGTCAATTCTTCAACCAGGATTACCTTTGAGTTCTGGGATGGATCATGCTCGTAGAAATTTTGTTGGTAGCATTAGTGACACAGCTTCTCAGCAGGTGGGAAGCAATTTTGATGATGGAAAATCATTAACAGGAAATGATGTCACAGCCAATGAAACTGAGTACCATGGAAtcaaagcagcagcaacaaataATTATGTTGTAGATGAACCTGGGATTCCTTCTGGTTCCAGCCTGTATCCATTTTTCTCAGCTATTGATTGTCATCAACTAGATGGGAGGAACGACACACATGTTTCTTCTACCTCTCCTAACTGTTCTATATGTTCTGCATcatcaaactttaaaattggCACAATTGAGGAGAACAGTTCTCTTTTCATGCCATTTGATGCTCATCTAGCGCAGAGGAATGGAAATATGATTGTTGACACAAATCTTAGCTCGGCACTGGAAAGCACAGAGCTTCCAG TCAAATTATTACATTGTGGCAAAAGGAGTTGTTATGAAGCATCAGAGTTTCAGGACCATGAATCACTGTATGCCACTGGTGGAGTGATACCAGAAACAGCAACCAAAGCAGATGATTCAACCTTAAAATCTGGTTTTGCTTCCTTCAATGGATTGCCAGATACAGCAGCACAGGCATCAAAACCAAAGAAATCAAGAACCACAAGTAAAAAGAACAGTGAGAATTTTGACTGGGATAAATTGCGAAGACAGGCTTGTGGTAATTATCAGATGAAAGAAAGAATTTTTGACCGAAGAGATTCTGTTGATTGGGAAGCAGTAAGGTGTGCAGATGTACAAagaatttctcatgccattcgAGAACGAGGAATGAATAATGTCTTAGCAGAGCGTATCCAG AAATTCCTGAATCGTTTGGTCACCGATCATGGGAGCATTGATCTTGAGTGGTTAAGAGATGTTCCTCCAGACTCAGCAAA GGACTATCTGCTTAGTATACGTGGATTGGGGCTCAAAAGTGTTGAGTGTGTCCGCCTTTTGACATTACATCATCTTGCATTCCCA GTTGATACTAATGTTGGTCGTATATGTGTACGATTGGGATGGGTGCCAATTCAACCCCTCCCTGAATCTCTTCAGTTACACCTTCTGGAGCT TGCAAGACTTGCACTTCCTTCTCCTCAGGACAAAAGGTTGGTGAATCTGAGCAATCAATTTGCTTTCCATAATGGCACAATGCCCACACCAAATTCAACTCCTCTGCCTCAGCTCGAGGGGAGTATCCATGCAAGGGATGTTCATGCTAACAACACAAATCCAATAATTGAGGAGCCAGCAAGTCCAAGAGAGGAAGAATGCCGAGAACTTTTAGAGAATGAtattgaagattttgatgaagaTACTGATGAAATCCCAATAATAAAACTTAACATGGAAGCTTTTTCTCAAAACTTGGAAAATTGCATAAAAGAAAGCAATAAGGATTTCCAATCTGATGATATTACAAAAGCATTGGTTGCTATCAGCAATGAAGCAGCTTCAATTCCTGTACCTAAACTAAAGAATGTGCATAGACTTCGGACAGAACACTATGT TTACGAACTTCCAGATTCACATCCCCTCATGCAACAG CTAGCACTCGACCAACGGGAGCCTGATGATCCAAGTCCTTACCTGTTGGCCATATGGACACCAG ATGAACTAAAGGACACAAGGGAGGCACCAAAACCGTGCTGCAATCCTCAAACT
- the LOC4338940 gene encoding protein ROS1C isoform X1 → MDPSGLNLQGNPAENQESWTSGVSVGRGTPNLGVGTAVAGRSCPSSTLFPGSSLSSTALLNTMHEGSFPQTALVAGSVSSADEQHGAPPVRPSYNLPAGCTQVPISILVFHRRLTGRGSRCRSPQSRSFMPAPALSGVSEDGAYGPIPQSDFLSLRGPSEVFPGDMAMNHSEPATSYGYNSEYAPMHLQPNGLYTEASNTESEREASQLQQSAEAVICDSLSKLESAMEKIQGQNPQESSGLVAEGSADDNIHKYHQKAKRARTQITHSDKIDLPTQAVSACKEKTITQIEMQIADAERTEALKGEDAPAQKLKTRRRKHRPKVIREDRPAKKQMATTSEEKPLNQKPKRKYVRKNRNPSSLEKCAEPFSDHSISRESRTTVRSSIASVRRRLQFEFGEHGVQRDQSSMTNSWYQNQEKPVNAESSLCSVTKSSVQVEHGQELHMENSPEGLFFGINSKLNKILDEYIHLPEAAPKPSEQIPLAASGHVSEELARKQYDVRHTHDPDSTSYNIERSGLITTKGHKKDLDLNYSNTNGFQMYCSASLLPEMDSTKGSMTKVSKMDKNKKRHYGGESSLAGTQSSIIMRTAAEMLAVYQACGIKKKRSARVRRNSFLSVMDLEKNTSQESTRLPRSCMEALYESSYIKFMTKKRSQKARLNSPNSIQPNIDQKNRFSSETVFSGGFNGLKRSEETFQKTLPQIPDDKRINLDIHCKVPVESSPNTSTPPYMDYLQGVTSKFRYFDLNTEQVHKTEMHLSQTMPSLSSLGATNYLPNALVPYVGGAVVPYQTQFHLVKKQRPRAKVDLDFETTRVWNLLMGKAADPVDGTDVDKERWWKQEREVFQGRANSFIARMRLVQGDRRFSPWKGSVVDSVVGVFLTQNVADHLSSSAYMALAASFPTGSHGNCNDGIAGQDNEEIISTSAVGDRGTFEFFYNGSRPDIGLNFEFSMACEKIHMEPKDNTTVNELTKGENYSLHCKESAGSLCDHETEIDHKAKSISDFSAVELTACMKNLHATQFQKEISLSQSVVTSESILQPGLPLSSGMDHARRNFVGSISDTASQQVGSNFDDGKSLTGNDVTANETEYHGIKAAATNNYVVDEPGIPSGSSLYPFFSAIDCHQLDGRNDTHVSSTSPNCSICSASSNFKIGTIEENSSLFMPFDAHLAQRNGNMIVDTNLSSALESTELPVKLLHCGKRSCYEASEFQDHESLYATGGVIPETATKADDSTLKSGFASFNGLPDTAAQASKPKKSRTTSKKNSENFDWDKLRRQACGNYQMKERIFDRRDSVDWEAVRCADVQRISHAIRERGMNNVLAERIQKFLNRLVTDHGSIDLEWLRDVPPDSAKDYLLSIRGLGLKSVECVRLLTLHHLAFPVDTNVGRICVRLGWVPIQPLPESLQLHLLELYPVLETIQKYLWPRLCKLDQQTLYELHYQMITFGKVFCTKSKPNCNACPMRSECRHFASAFASARLALPSPQDKRLVNLSNQFAFHNGTMPTPNSTPLPQLEGSIHARDVHANNTNPIIEEPASPREEECRELLENDIEDFDEDTDEIPIIKLNMEAFSQNLENCIKESNKDFQSDDITKALVAISNEAASIPVPKLKNVHRLRTEHYVYELPDSHPLMQQLALDQREPDDPSPYLLAIWTPDELKDTREAPKPCCNPQTEGGLCSNEMCHNCVSERENQYRYVRGTVLVPCRTAMRGSFPLNGTYFQVNEVFADHSSSHNPINIPREQLWNLHRRMVYFGTSVPTIFKGLTTEEIQHCFWRGFVCVRGFNMETRAPRPLCPHFHLAASKLRRSSKKAATEQTH, encoded by the exons ATGGATCCCTCAGGGCTCAACCTGCAGGGGAATCCTGCTGAGAACCAGGAGAGCTGGACCTCCGGCGTGTCAGTTGGGAGGGGCACCCCAAATTTGGGTGTTGGGACGGCCGTGGCAGGCCGGAGCTGCCCGTCATCAACATTGTTCCCGGGGTCCTCCCTGTCGTCGACGGCGTTGCTGAATACCATGCACGAGGGCTCCTTTCCACAGACAGCCTTGGTGGCGGGTTCCGTGAGCAGCGCCGATGAGCAGCATGGTGCGCCCCCCGTACGGCCATCCTACAACCTTCCTGCAGGATGCACGCAGGTGCCGATAAGTATTCTGGTGTTCCACAGGAGGCTGACGGGGAGGGGATCCAGGTGCCGGTCGCCGCAATCTCGTAGCTTTATGCCTGCTCCTGCACTGTCCGGTGTCTCAGAGG ATGGAGCTTATGGGCCGATTCCTCAAAGTGATTTCTTGTCGCTTCGAGGTCCATCTGAAGTTTTTCCTGGTGATATGGCAATGAATCATTCAGAACCGGCCACTTCATATGGGTACAATTCAGAGTATGCACCTATGCATCTTCAGCCAAATGGCTTATACACTGAAGCTTCCAACACTGAAAGTGAAAGAGAAGCTAGCCAACTGCAACAATCAGCGGAAGCTGTTATCTGTGACAGCCTCAGTAAGTTGGAATCGGCTATGGAGAAAATTCAGGGTCAAAATCCTCAAGAATCAAGTGGCTTAGTTGCAGAGGGTTCCGCTGATGATAACATTCACAAGTACCATCAGAAAGCTAAAAGGGCCAGGACACAAATCACTCACAGTGACAAAATAGACTTACCAACACAAGCTGTATCTGCATGCAAGGAAAAAACAATAACTCAGATAGAGATGCAGATTGCAGATGCTGAGAGAACTGAAGCACTCAAGGGTGAGGATGCCCCAGCACAAAAGCTGAAGACTCGAAGGAGAAAGCACAGGCCCAAGGTAATCCGTGAGGACAGGCCAGCCAAAAAGCAAATGGCCACAACATCAGAAGAAAAACCTCTCAATCAGAAACCCAAAAGAAAATATGTGCGGAAGAATAGAAACCCCAGTTCTTTGGAGAAGTGCGCAGAACCTTTTAGTGACCATTCAATTTCTAGAGAATCCAGAACTACCGTTAGAAGCAGCATTGCATCAGTTCGAAGAAGGCTGCAATTTGAGTTCGGGGAGCACGGGGTGCAGAGGGACCAATCATCAATGACCAATTCATGGTACCAAAACCAGGAGAAACCTGTTAATGCTGAGAGTTCTTTGTGCTCAGTGACTAAATCGTCCGTGCAGGTTGAACATGGACAGGAATTACACATGGAAAATTCACCAGAAGGGTTGTTTTTTGGCATCAACTCCAAACTGAACAAAATTTTAGATGAGTACATACATTTGCCAGAAGCCGCACCAAAACCTTCAGAGCAAATCCCACTGGCTGCTTCTGGTCATGTTAGCGAGGAACTAGCAAGGAAACAATATGATGTGAGACACACTCATGATCCTGATTCTACAAGTTATAATATAGAAAGGAGTGGTCTGATCACAACGAAAGGGCACAAAAAGGACCTAGACCTGAACTATTCTAACACAAATGGTTTTCAGATGTATTGTTCGGCTAGTTTGTTACCAGAAATGGACTCCACAAAGGGCAGTATGACTAAGGTATCAAAAATGGACAAGAACAAAAAACGACATTATGGAGGTGAGTCCTCCCTAGCTGGCACACAGAGCTCCATTATCATGAGAACTGCAGCTGAGATGCTAGCAGTTTACCAAGCTTGTGGTATTAAAAAGAAGCGATCGGCCCGAGTCCGCAGGAATTCCTTTCTTTCTGTTATGGATCTTGAGAAGAATACTTCACAAGAATCAACAAGATTGCCGCGGTCATGCATGGAGGCCCTGTATGAGAGTTCCTACATAAAATTTATGACCAAGAAACGTTCACAGAAGGCACGGCTCAACTCTCCCAATTCCATTCAACCAAATATAGATCAGAAAAACAGGTTTTCATCTGAAACAGTTTTTTCTGGAGGATTCAATGGATTGAAAAGATCAGAGGAAACTTTCCAGAAAACTTTACCTCAGATTCCAGATGATAAGAGGATCAACCTTGACATTCATTGCAAAGTACCAGTAGAAAGCTCACCAAATACATCAACGCCACCATATATGGATTACCTTCAAGGAGTTACATCAAAGTTTAGATACTTTGATTTGAACACTGAGCAGGTGCATAAAACTGAGATGCATTTGTCTCAAACCatgccctctctttcttctttagGAGCAACAAATTATCTACCGAATGCTCTAGTCCCATATGTTGGTGGGGCGGTGGTTCCATATCAGACACAGTTTCATTTAGTCAAGAAGCAACGCCCTCGAGCTAAGGTTGACTTGGATTTTGAAACAACGAGAGTTTGGAACCTTCTGATGGGTAAAGCAGCTGACCCTGTAGATGGAACTGATGTTGATAAAGAGAGATGGTGGAAACAAGAAAGAGAAGTTTTTCAAGGTCGTGCTAATTCATTCATAGCACGTATGCGCCTAGTTCAAG GTGACAGGCGCTTTTCTCCTTGGAAAGGATCAGTAGTGGACTCTGTAGTAGGAGTTTTCCTCACACAGAATGTAGCGGATCATCTTTCCAG CTCTGCATACATGGCCCTTGCCGCAAGTTTTCCTACAGGGTCACATGGCAATTGTAATGATGGCATTGCTGGTCAGGACAATGAAGAAATCATTAGCACGAGTGCAGTAGGAGACAGAGGCACATTTGAATTCTTTTATAATGGGTCAAGACCAGATATAGGATTAAATTTTGAGTTCTCAATGGCCTGTGAGAAGATCCACATGGAACCAAAGGACAATACTACAGTTAATGAGTTAACTAAAGGTGAAAATTATTCTCTTCATTGCAAAGAATCAGCTGGAAGTCTTTGTGACCACGAGACAGAAATAGATCATAAAGCAAAATCAATATCAGATTTCTCTGCAGTAGAATTAACAGCATGTATGAAAAATCTACATGCGACACAGTTCCAGAAGGAGATATCATTATCCCAAAGTGTTGTAACTTCAGAGTCAATTCTTCAACCAGGATTACCTTTGAGTTCTGGGATGGATCATGCTCGTAGAAATTTTGTTGGTAGCATTAGTGACACAGCTTCTCAGCAGGTGGGAAGCAATTTTGATGATGGAAAATCATTAACAGGAAATGATGTCACAGCCAATGAAACTGAGTACCATGGAAtcaaagcagcagcaacaaataATTATGTTGTAGATGAACCTGGGATTCCTTCTGGTTCCAGCCTGTATCCATTTTTCTCAGCTATTGATTGTCATCAACTAGATGGGAGGAACGACACACATGTTTCTTCTACCTCTCCTAACTGTTCTATATGTTCTGCATcatcaaactttaaaattggCACAATTGAGGAGAACAGTTCTCTTTTCATGCCATTTGATGCTCATCTAGCGCAGAGGAATGGAAATATGATTGTTGACACAAATCTTAGCTCGGCACTGGAAAGCACAGAGCTTCCAG TCAAATTATTACATTGTGGCAAAAGGAGTTGTTATGAAGCATCAGAGTTTCAGGACCATGAATCACTGTATGCCACTGGTGGAGTGATACCAGAAACAGCAACCAAAGCAGATGATTCAACCTTAAAATCTGGTTTTGCTTCCTTCAATGGATTGCCAGATACAGCAGCACAGGCATCAAAACCAAAGAAATCAAGAACCACAAGTAAAAAGAACAGTGAGAATTTTGACTGGGATAAATTGCGAAGACAGGCTTGTGGTAATTATCAGATGAAAGAAAGAATTTTTGACCGAAGAGATTCTGTTGATTGGGAAGCAGTAAGGTGTGCAGATGTACAAagaatttctcatgccattcgAGAACGAGGAATGAATAATGTCTTAGCAGAGCGTATCCAG AAATTCCTGAATCGTTTGGTCACCGATCATGGGAGCATTGATCTTGAGTGGTTAAGAGATGTTCCTCCAGACTCAGCAAA GGACTATCTGCTTAGTATACGTGGATTGGGGCTCAAAAGTGTTGAGTGTGTCCGCCTTTTGACATTACATCATCTTGCATTCCCA GTTGATACTAATGTTGGTCGTATATGTGTACGATTGGGATGGGTGCCAATTCAACCCCTCCCTGAATCTCTTCAGTTACACCTTCTGGAGCT ATACCCTGTCTTGGAGACTATACAAAAGTACCTCTGGCCTCGTCTGTGTAAACTTGATCAACAAACACT GTATGAGTTACATTATCAGATGATTACTTTTGGAAAG GTGTTCTGTACCAAAAGCAAGCCGAATTGCAATGCATGTCCAATGAGGAGTGAATGCAGGCATTTTGCAAGTGCCTTTGCAAG TGCAAGACTTGCACTTCCTTCTCCTCAGGACAAAAGGTTGGTGAATCTGAGCAATCAATTTGCTTTCCATAATGGCACAATGCCCACACCAAATTCAACTCCTCTGCCTCAGCTCGAGGGGAGTATCCATGCAAGGGATGTTCATGCTAACAACACAAATCCAATAATTGAGGAGCCAGCAAGTCCAAGAGAGGAAGAATGCCGAGAACTTTTAGAGAATGAtattgaagattttgatgaagaTACTGATGAAATCCCAATAATAAAACTTAACATGGAAGCTTTTTCTCAAAACTTGGAAAATTGCATAAAAGAAAGCAATAAGGATTTCCAATCTGATGATATTACAAAAGCATTGGTTGCTATCAGCAATGAAGCAGCTTCAATTCCTGTACCTAAACTAAAGAATGTGCATAGACTTCGGACAGAACACTATGT TTACGAACTTCCAGATTCACATCCCCTCATGCAACAG CTAGCACTCGACCAACGGGAGCCTGATGATCCAAGTCCTTACCTGTTGGCCATATGGACACCAG ATGAACTAAAGGACACAAGGGAGGCACCAAAACCGTGCTGCAATCCTCAAACT